The genome window GGGACTCTCGCCCGCATTCGCGTGGTAGGCCCGGCGCGCAGCGCCACGCAACTCGAACTGGCCCGCAGCGACGCGTTGCGCCTCGGGATCGACCCGCCGCTCGCCGCCAGCGGGGCGCTCGAGGAGTCGTTAGGCGGCGTGACGCTCGTCGGACCGAACGGGCGCGTGTCGCTCGAGCGCGGCGTCATCGTCGCCGCACGGCACCTGCACGCCTCCGTCGCCGATGCCGCGCGATGGGGGATGCGTGATGGCGACCGGCTCGACATCCGCTGTGGCGAGGGAGCGCGTGCGGTCACGTGGCACGACGTGCTCGTCAGGTCCGGCCCCGCGCACGCCACCGAGTTCCACCTCGACGAGGACGAGGCGCACGCCGCGGGGGTGACGTCGGCCGACACCGCCCGCATCGTCGGCTGGCGCGAACAACGCCCCACACGCCGCACCCTCGTGACCGAGCGCGACGTCGTCGAGCTGGCGCGTCGCGGCGGGGCGCTCCCGCACGGCGCGCTGCTCACGCCGGCGGCGCGGGACCGCGCCCGCGCCCTGGGGCTGGACACGCCATGACCCGCCCGCGTCCGCACTTCGACGTCGAACTGCGCGTGCGCTATGCCGAAACCGACCAGATGGGAGTGGTGTATCACTCCGAGTACCTCGTCTGGTGTGAGGTGGGGCGCACCGAGTACATCCGCGCCCTCGGGCTCCCGTACGCCGAGATGGAACGTCGCGGTGCTCTCCTTGCCGTGGCCGACGCGTCGCTGCGGTACCACGGTTCGGCGCGTTACGACGACCTGATCCGCGTCGAGACCACGCTTGCCGAGGTGAAGTCGCGCGCCATCACCTTCGACTACCTCATTCGTCACGTGCAATCCGGGGCCCGTCTGGTGACCGCACGCACTATGCTCGTCTCGCTCGACCGCGACGCACGCCCCGCCCCCATCCCGGCCGACGTGCGCGACCTGCTCGAGAAGGCCATGCGAGACGGCGCCTGATGCAGCTGACGATGGCCGGGCGCCGTCTGGCAACGCCTGGCGCGCGCCGTGTGCTGGCCCTCATCACCGTGCTGGGTGCGAGCGCCTGTGCGCCCAGGGTTCGCCCGCTCACCGGTGTCCCGTATCCTCGGCGCATCCCCGAAACGCCCCTCCCCGAGGGGCACGCGAGGCTCGTCTTTCGCTGGGAGTATGGCGACCCGATCTTCTCGGCGCGCGGCGAGGGCGTGGCGCGCATCGCCCCGCCCGACTCGGTTCGCCTGGACTTCTTTTCCGACGGCAACCTGGGAGGGGGATTCGCGATCCTGATCGGTGACCGCCTCGCGACCCCGGCAAACGACGACGCGGTGCGCTATCTTCCTCCCGTCCCGCTCCTCTGGGCCGCCCTCGGTCGCCTGCAGGTCTCGGGACGTGACACCGTTGCCTACGTGACGTCGGACACCCTGCGCGCCGACATCGGACGCTCGCCCACCTGGCGCGCCACCTTCAGCGGTTCCTCGCTCATCGCCCTCCAGCGCGTCGATGACAACCGGTTGCGAGAGTCGGTCCTTCGTGATTCGAGCGTCATCCGGTATCGCAACTATGGCTCCCGCAGGCGCCTCACGCTCACCCTGCTACGACGCATCGCCGACCCGCCGTACGATGAAGCGATCTGGCATCACTAGTCTCGCGCTCGTGCTCGTACTCGCCACCAGCGGTTGCCTGTATTCGCTCTCGGGCGGTGGCGGGTTGCCGAAGCATGTGCGCACCGTTGCCGTGGTCCCGTTCGAGAACGAGACGGTGAGCCCGGAACTGACGGGCGAGTTGCACTCGGAGTTGCGCAAGGGGATGATGGATCGACTCGGCCTGCGCGACGCCAACGAGCAGCGGGCCAACGCCGTCGTCACCGGGAAGATCACGTCCTACGAGGTCGACGTCCCCGTGTCCTTCTCCGCCGACCCCAACCGGGCCACCTCGGCACGCCGCCGGCTGCAACTCAAGGTCGACGTGAAAATCATCGACCAGACCACGGGGAAGGTCCTTTTCGAGCGCTCGGGGGTCAGCGCCGAGGGCGAGTACAACGAACGCGAGGAACCCGCCGGGCGCAAGCAGGCCATTCAGCGCATCGTGAACGAGATCATCGAGGGAGCGCAATCCCAGTGGTGACCGCGCGACGCGGGGTGGGGAAGCTCGGCTGTCTCTTCTCGCTGCTCATCGCGGTGACGGTGGTCTATTTCGGCGTCAACATCGGCGAGGTCTACTGGCGCTACTACCAGTTCCGCGATGCGATGCAGCAGGAGGTGCGCTTTGCGCGGTCGCGCTCCGACGACGACATCGTCCGGCACCTCCGCGCCCTCGTCGACTCCATCGGGCTGCCCGACGAGGCAGGGCGCGTGCGGGTGCAGCGGTCGCAGCGCAGCATCTCCATCTTCAGCGAGTACTCGGAGCACGTGGAACTCCCGCTCTTCGTGCGCGAGTTCCGCTTCCGCCCCCAGGCCGACGGCGGCCTGTGAGCGCACCAGACGTGGCCGAGCGCATCCTGTCGCGTCGCCAGGCGCAAGCGTGGCGTGCCGCGCAGCAGGGGCGCGTGGTCTTCACGAATGGGGTCTTCGACCTCCTGCACCCCGGCCACATCGACGTCCTGCTCGCCGCCCGGGCGCACGGCGACGCCCTCATCGTCGGGCTCAATAGCGACGCCTCGGTGCGCCGCCTCAAGGGTCCCGATCGCCCTGTGCGCGCCGAGGCGGAACGCGCCTACGTGCTCGCCGCGCTCCGCTGCGTCGATGTAGTCACCGTCTTCGACGAGGACACGCCGCTGGAGCTGGTGCGCGCCGTGCTCCCCGACGTCATCGTCAAGGGAGGCGACTACTCCGAGGACACCGTGGTTGGCGCGCGCGAGGTGCGCGCGCACGGCGGCGCTGTCGTGATCGTCCCGCTCACGCCTGGCCAGTCCACCACTTCCATCATCGAGAAACTGCGTGCCCAACGAAGTTCCGCCACCACGTGATCGCGCGTCGGGCGCCCTGCGTCCCGTCACCCTCGAGCGCGGCGCCGTGCGCAACGCCGAGGGGTCCTGCCTCGTCTCCTTCGGCAACACCAAGGTCCTCTGCGCCGTCACCGTGGAGGACTCCGTGCCCGGATGGCGCAAGGGGAGCGCGCAGGGGTGGATGACGGCGGAGTACTCGATGCTACCGAGGGCCACCAACACCCGCACGTCACGCGAGCGGTCGCAGCTTGGAGGACGCACCCAGGAGATCCAGCGCCTCATCGGGCGCAGCCTGCGCGCCATGATCGACGACTTCTCGTTCGGCGAGTACACCTTGCGCGTCGATTGCGATGTGCTGGACGCCGATGGTGGAACGCGAACGGCGGCGATCACCGGCGCCTGCGTGGCCGCGGTCGATGCGTTCGCCTGGATGGTGCGCAGCGGCCGCATCGCCACATCGCCGGTGCGGCGGCGGGTGGCGGCGGTGAGCGTCGGCATCATCGATGGCGCGCCACGCCTGGACCTGGAGTATTCGGAGGACGTGCGAGCCGCCGTCGACATGAATGTGGTCATGACGAGCGAGGGGCGCTTCGTCGAGGTGCAGGGAACGGGCGAGCACGCCGCCTTCGACCGCGCGGAGCTCGACCTGCTCGTGTCGCTGGCCGCCGACGGCATTCGCCAGTTGGACGCGATGCAGCTGGCGGCTCTCTCGGGTCCCGTTCCGTGAGCGGCACGGCGCACCCCGTGGAGCGCCGGCTCCTCCTCGCCACGCGCAGTGCCGGCAAGTTGCGGGAACTCGCCCCGCTGCTGCGCGAGGCCGGCTATGTGCCAGTCGATCTCGAGACGGCCGGGATTCCGGAAGCCCCCACCGAGTCGGCCATCGAGGCGCACGACACCTTCGAGGCCAATGCGCTGGCCAAGGCGCGGCACTTCTTCGCGGTCAGCGGCATTCCCACGTTAGCCGATGATTCCGGCCTCTGCGTCGACGCCCTCGGCGGCCGCCCGGGTGTGCGGAGCAAGCGATGGTCGGCACGCCACGACCTCACCGGGCAAGCGCTCGATGACGCCAACAACGCCGCGCTCCTGGCGGCACTCACCGCCGACATGTC of Gemmatimonadaceae bacterium contains these proteins:
- a CDS encoding acyl-CoA thioesterase encodes the protein MTRPRPHFDVELRVRYAETDQMGVVYHSEYLVWCEVGRTEYIRALGLPYAEMERRGALLAVADASLRYHGSARYDDLIRVETTLAEVKSRAITFDYLIRHVQSGARLVTARTMLVSLDRDARPAPIPADVRDLLEKAMRDGA
- the rfaE2 gene encoding D-glycero-beta-D-manno-heptose 1-phosphate adenylyltransferase; translation: MSAPDVAERILSRRQAQAWRAAQQGRVVFTNGVFDLLHPGHIDVLLAARAHGDALIVGLNSDASVRRLKGPDRPVRAEAERAYVLAALRCVDVVTVFDEDTPLELVRAVLPDVIVKGGDYSEDTVVGAREVRAHGGAVVIVPLTPGQSTTSIIEKLRAQRSSATT
- the rph gene encoding ribonuclease PH, with the translated sequence MPNEVPPPRDRASGALRPVTLERGAVRNAEGSCLVSFGNTKVLCAVTVEDSVPGWRKGSAQGWMTAEYSMLPRATNTRTSRERSQLGGRTQEIQRLIGRSLRAMIDDFSFGEYTLRVDCDVLDADGGTRTAAITGACVAAVDAFAWMVRSGRIATSPVRRRVAAVSVGIIDGAPRLDLEYSEDVRAAVDMNVVMTSEGRFVEVQGTGEHAAFDRAELDLLVSLAADGIRQLDAMQLAALSGPVP
- a CDS encoding non-canonical purine NTP pyrophosphatase, which codes for MSGTAHPVERRLLLATRSAGKLRELAPLLREAGYVPVDLETAGIPEAPTESAIEAHDTFEANALAKARHFFAVSGIPTLADDSGLCVDALGGRPGVRSKRWSARHDLTGQALDDANNAALLAALTADMSRAAAYVCAAAYVDDDGELVRRGEVRGTILAEARGTGGFGYDPYFLSHELEQTFAEVTREEKARVSHRARAVRAVLSALGANAAHAMRTGGR